One genomic region from Lysobacterales bacterium encodes:
- a CDS encoding cellulose binding domain-containing protein, whose translation MKTYGATASAMAGQRKYARVLRPWLLALMGVACSGNALARCEYIVTAQWNNGFTANVRITNTRTTPIDGWTVSWRYAGDNRMTSNWNATFSGTNPYTATNLSWNRTIQPNRSIEFGVQGSKGPAAAEIPQITGGVCGNATSSSSSSSSSSSSSSSSSSSSSSSSSSVSSSSSSSSSSSSSSSSSSSSSSAPAQAAWLLDSTASFLNFVTTKNLHNVEVHTFNTLTGSIGNDGVAVVTIDMNSINSGVMLRDQRMRELLFETGTHPTARIQVAVPTALLNSLSAGQSTQADITARVNLHGVEKSFTTRVSIQRLTNSRVLVQSMAPVIAKAADFGMVDGVERLRAIVNLVSISSAVAVDFSFAFNAR comes from the coding sequence ATGAAAACGTATGGAGCCACTGCCTCGGCAATGGCGGGACAAAGGAAATACGCCAGGGTCTTGCGACCCTGGCTGCTCGCGCTGATGGGAGTTGCCTGTTCCGGCAACGCATTGGCGCGCTGCGAATACATCGTCACCGCGCAGTGGAACAACGGCTTCACCGCAAACGTCCGCATTACCAATACCCGGACCACTCCCATTGACGGTTGGACGGTGAGCTGGCGCTATGCCGGCGACAATCGCATGACCAGCAACTGGAACGCGACGTTCAGCGGAACCAACCCCTACACGGCGACCAACCTCAGCTGGAACCGCACGATTCAGCCCAACCGGTCCATCGAGTTCGGCGTGCAGGGCAGCAAGGGCCCCGCGGCGGCCGAGATCCCGCAGATCACGGGCGGGGTGTGCGGCAACGCGACTTCGAGCAGCAGCTCCTCTTCAAGCTCCAGCAGCTCTTCGTCCAGTTCGAGCTCGAGCAGCAGCTCAAGCTCGAGCAGCGTTTCCAGCAGCTCCAGCTCAAGCAGCAGCTCCAGCAGCTCCAGCAGTTCGAGTTCCTCGTCCTCGTCGGCCCCGGCACAGGCGGCTTGGCTGCTCGACAGCACGGCTTCGTTCCTGAACTTCGTCACCACGAAGAACCTGCACAACGTCGAAGTGCACACGTTCAACACCTTGACCGGATCGATCGGCAACGACGGCGTTGCCGTGGTGACGATCGACATGAACAGCATCAACTCCGGCGTGATGCTGCGCGATCAGCGTATGCGTGAACTGCTGTTCGAAACCGGCACCCACCCGACCGCTCGCATCCAGGTAGCCGTTCCCACGGCGCTGCTGAACTCGCTGAGCGCCGGCCAATCGACCCAGGCGGACATCACCGCCCGCGTGAACCTGCACGGCGTGGAGAAGAGCTTCACCACGCGCGTTTCGATTCAGCGTCTGACGAACTCGCGTGTGCTCGTCCAGAGCATGGCGCCAGTGATCGCCAAAGCCGCTGACTTCGGAATGGTCGACGGCGTGGAGCGACTGCGTGCGATCGTCAATCTGGTCTCGATCAGCTCGGCTGTCGCTGTCGATTTTTCGTTCGCGTTCAACGCGCGCTAA
- a CDS encoding DUF2214 domain-containing protein, protein MHTLIVYSHLIAACIAVGVLLMQDLELSKLGGRRLNIGAVKDLKRAAQIIQCALGALWASGIILVAVGAWNDPNYLANQKLWAKIAVVVVLTANGALLHSYSFPRVVSATGVVGLPFLEKSAVVATGAVSTVSWLFACYLGVARPWNHTVQFDGVMYLYLSLLMPACVAGLVFIHGFARAKPASQRLPQSASGFTQLRAAVLRRIH, encoded by the coding sequence ATGCATACACTCATCGTCTATAGCCACCTCATCGCCGCCTGCATCGCGGTCGGCGTCCTCCTGATGCAGGACCTGGAACTCTCCAAGCTTGGCGGGCGCCGTCTCAACATCGGCGCAGTCAAGGACCTGAAGCGTGCCGCCCAGATCATCCAATGCGCTCTCGGCGCGCTCTGGGCGTCGGGGATCATCCTGGTCGCGGTCGGGGCCTGGAACGACCCCAACTATCTGGCCAACCAGAAGCTTTGGGCCAAGATTGCCGTGGTGGTCGTGCTGACTGCCAATGGCGCGCTTCTCCACTCCTACAGCTTTCCCCGTGTGGTGTCGGCGACGGGTGTCGTCGGTCTGCCCTTTCTGGAAAAGAGTGCGGTCGTAGCGACCGGCGCCGTGTCCACGGTTTCCTGGCTGTTCGCCTGCTACCTCGGCGTCGCTCGGCCGTGGAACCACACCGTGCAATTCGATGGCGTCATGTATCTGTATTTGAGTCTGCTGATGCCGGCCTGCGTCGCGGGGCTGGTATTCATCCACGGCTTCGCCAGAGCCAAACCGGCGAGTCAGCGGCTGCCGCAATCGGCGTCCGGATTCACCCAGTTGAGAGCCGCAGTACTGAGAAGAATTCACTGA